One part of the Thiomicrospira cyclica ALM1 genome encodes these proteins:
- the gluQRS gene encoding tRNA glutamyl-Q(34) synthetase GluQRS, which translates to MPNPLYVGRFAPSPSGPLHLGSLIAAIISYCDAKHHQGLWRLRIDDLDTPRVQPNAITQQLEQLKAFGLTWDGDIYYQSEHLDDYHKALKLLQANQACYACHCTRQMIRDRQQGDVTYDNYCRNKKQPFDLKHAWRLKLPTTSNSWHDAWCGAQQPLTPSEDPVIWRRDQIFGYHLACAWDELAMGITHVVRGQDLLAASWPQRWLRQQWQTSAPALIFKHHPLLFDLTGTKLSKSANSPAVWPNQGALFKIAEIFGVASQLNATMPDSEILAVIQANWTHITAHYLTHNNKNSITTVI; encoded by the coding sequence TTGCCTAATCCATTGTATGTAGGGCGGTTTGCGCCCTCGCCCTCTGGTCCACTTCATCTCGGTTCGCTAATTGCAGCGATCATTTCTTATTGCGATGCAAAACACCATCAAGGCCTCTGGCGATTGCGTATCGACGACCTTGATACCCCACGTGTGCAACCTAATGCCATAACCCAACAACTAGAACAATTAAAGGCATTTGGGCTTACTTGGGACGGTGATATCTATTATCAATCAGAGCACCTCGACGACTATCATAAGGCTTTAAAGCTATTACAAGCCAACCAGGCCTGCTATGCCTGTCATTGCACGCGGCAAATGATTCGTGATCGACAACAAGGGGACGTGACTTATGACAATTATTGCCGCAATAAAAAGCAGCCTTTTGATCTTAAACACGCTTGGCGCTTAAAGCTGCCGACGACATCTAATAGCTGGCATGACGCTTGGTGTGGTGCGCAACAGCCCCTTACGCCATCTGAAGACCCGGTTATTTGGCGACGCGATCAAATTTTTGGCTATCATCTTGCCTGTGCTTGGGATGAACTGGCAATGGGCATTACTCATGTTGTCCGCGGACAAGATTTATTAGCGGCCAGTTGGCCACAGCGCTGGTTACGTCAACAGTGGCAGACCAGCGCTCCCGCGCTGATTTTTAAACACCATCCCTTATTATTTGATCTAACAGGTACGAAATTGAGCAAGTCGGCTAACAGCCCAGCCGTGTGGCCCAATCAAGGTGCGCTATTTAAAATTGCGGAGATTTTTGGCGTGGCTTCACAGCTGAATGCTACAATGCCTGACAGTGAAATCTTAGCCGTCATTCAAGCTAATTGGACTCACATCACCGCGCACTACTTGACTCATAACAATAAAAACTCGATCACAACAGTAATATGA
- the dksA gene encoding RNA polymerase-binding protein DksA, whose product MELNSTFIEDYPTYVPEPGEEYMSTRMKEHFRLKLLAWKKQLMAEAESTVSHLRTDSSTPADPNDRATQEEEFALELRTRDRERKLIAKIDKSLKDIETGDYGYCKISGEEIGLARMEARPTATLTVEMKRQQEIREKQGVA is encoded by the coding sequence ATGGAACTAAATAGTACATTTATTGAAGATTATCCAACTTATGTACCGGAACCCGGTGAAGAATATATGAGTACGCGTATGAAGGAGCATTTCAGACTAAAGCTTTTGGCTTGGAAAAAACAACTCATGGCGGAAGCTGAGTCCACTGTCAGCCATCTTCGTACGGATTCATCAACACCGGCTGATCCTAATGATCGCGCTACTCAAGAAGAAGAGTTTGCCCTAGAACTTCGTACTCGTGATCGTGAACGCAAATTGATTGCTAAAATTGACAAGTCCCTGAAAGACATTGAAACGGGCGACTATGGTTATTGCAAAATCAGTGGCGAAGAAATTGGCTTAGCTCGTATGGAAGCACGTCCAACGGCTACTTTAACGGTAGAAATGAAACGTCAACAAGAAATTCGCGAAAAACAAGGCGTTGCCTAA
- a CDS encoding HAD family hydrolase: MASATKLSALLFDVDGTLADTEKEGHRVAFNQAFSDSGLDWSWDEALYGKLLKVTGGKERIKFYLSEFNQQFSAPADLDNFVKGLHLAKTDRYMQLMAEGKIPLRPGVERLLDESLTAGMRLAIVTTTTPENVTALLKSTLGRDAIKWFEVIAAGDIVPAKKPAPDIYLWAMAQMKINPSESMAFEDSRNGLKSALDSRLKTLITINDYTAHEDFTGAAWILDQLGEPLKPFKVLGGRVSSNVNATYVDVSLLRYLHQA, encoded by the coding sequence ATGGCATCAGCAACCAAATTATCTGCACTCTTGTTTGACGTTGACGGTACCCTAGCCGATACTGAAAAAGAGGGTCACCGCGTTGCGTTTAATCAAGCATTTAGTGATTCTGGCCTGGATTGGAGCTGGGATGAGGCGCTTTATGGCAAACTTTTAAAAGTCACCGGTGGCAAAGAGCGGATTAAATTTTACTTGTCAGAATTTAATCAACAGTTTAGTGCGCCAGCCGACTTAGATAATTTTGTAAAAGGTTTGCACCTGGCTAAAACCGATCGTTATATGCAGCTTATGGCGGAAGGTAAAATTCCACTTCGCCCCGGTGTTGAGCGTTTATTAGACGAATCCTTAACCGCGGGGATGCGTTTGGCGATAGTAACTACGACAACGCCCGAAAACGTAACGGCATTGCTAAAAAGTACCCTGGGGCGTGATGCGATTAAATGGTTTGAAGTGATTGCAGCTGGTGATATAGTGCCGGCAAAAAAACCGGCACCCGATATTTATCTTTGGGCAATGGCGCAAATGAAAATAAATCCTAGTGAGTCAATGGCATTTGAAGATTCACGCAATGGCTTAAAATCCGCTTTAGATAGTCGATTGAAAACACTTATTACCATCAACGATTACACAGCGCATGAAGATTTTACCGGCGCGGCGTGGATATTAGACCAACTTGGTGAACCTTTAAAGCCCTTCAAGGTGTTGGGCGGCAGGGTATCTTCAAATGTGAATGCGACCTATGTTGATGTCAGCTTACTACGCTATTTGCATCAGGCATAA